Genomic DNA from Paenibacillus donghaensis:
TTCCTGTCTGCCCTCTTCCGTTGCCGCCAACCGATACGTTCCATTCCAGCCGCCATGCTGGTTGACGAAATCCACCGCCTCCAGCGCATCCATCGCCGGGGTGCTCTCTCCCGCAGGCAATGCGGCCGGATCGCTGTAGCTCATCCAATTCCGCTCACGGTCCACCTGCAGACTGCGCTTGCTGTCCGTATAAATCTCGGAACCATCCTTCTCCGGGATATAGCGGGTACTGCCGGCATCAAAGAACAGATTGCTCTGCATTTGTTCAATCGTATAGAAGGCTGAAGGCAGCGTCGCCTCAACCAGCGGTATCTTGGCTTCCGGCACATAATATTTGCCCATCACTGAGGTATAGGAGGTCAGATTCTGACCCAGCTCCACATGCTGCTGCACATCCTGGACCGTCAGGTCCGCTTTAGCCGCTTCATATACGATATCTCCGCGTGTGCTGAAGAAGATGACATGCGCTTTCGAATCATTTTTAATATTGTAAATCCAGATGCGGTCAATGCTCTCCCGCTCAAACAGCGAATCCGGAGACAGCTGCATCACACGCTGCAGCAGGGTTACCGGAATGCCTGATCCGAAGGACAGCTCAATGCCCGGATTCTCGCTGCGAATCTTCTCCCAGTCGAAATCCTGCACAGCCCGGCGCTGGAAGCTCTCGAAGCTGCGACCTTTCAGCCTGTTGAAGATGAGGCTGTAGAAGGTAGAGCTCGGATAGAATAGCTTGTGCTTGCCGTCGCCCATATGAATAATCATCTTGTTCGGATAGAGCAGATTCTCCACCTTTTCTTCCGGCCCCATGTTATCAGCCTTAACATACAGCGTCTCGGACATAACCGCAGAGTCGCTGCCCGGCAGCCGATAGATCAGATAATAGCTCTCTATAAGACTTCCAAGCACAAGCAGGGCAAGCAGCCACGATTTCACTCTTTCCTTCATGCCTCACTCCCCCTTTGGATGTTCAGAGGCAGTGTAAAGGTGACCTGTGAGCCTTCATTAAGCTCTGATTGGAGGGAAATCGAACCTCCGTGCGCCTTCACAATTTCCCGGGCAATGGACAAGCCAAGTCCGGTTCCACCCATATTGCGTGAACGGGCTTTATCCACTCTGTAGAAGCGTTCAAAGATCCGCTCGATATCTTTTTTGGGAATGCCAATACCTGAATCGCGTACCGAGATCGATAGCATGCCGTCCTCGTTCTTCAATGCCTCCAATTGAATCACCCCGCCTTCCGGCGTGTATTTAAGCGCATTGGAGAGCAGATTGCCCAGCACCTGATCAATCTGATCGCGGTCAAGCCAGGCATCCGAGACATCCGCATGCACCTGGGTGGTAATCTGAATCCGCTTCTGGCGGATCTGGAACGAGAAGCGGTCGGCTACATCCTCCAGCATCTCGGCGATATCCGTCTGCTGAATCCGCAGCCGTGCTTCCTTGGAATCAAGGCGCGAGAGATGCAGCAGATCGGTAACCAGGCGGATCATTCGCTCCGTCTCATTGCG
This window encodes:
- a CDS encoding YycH family regulatory protein, with the protein product MKERVKSWLLALLVLGSLIESYYLIYRLPGSDSAVMSETLYVKADNMGPEEKVENLLYPNKMIIHMGDGKHKLFYPSSTFYSLIFNRLKGRSFESFQRRAVQDFDWEKIRSENPGIELSFGSGIPVTLLQRVMQLSPDSLFERESIDRIWIYNIKNDSKAHVIFFSTRGDIVYEAAKADLTVQDVQQHVELGQNLTSYTSVMGKYYVPEAKIPLVEATLPSAFYTIEQMQSNLFFDAGSTRYIPEKDGSEIYTDSKRSLQVDRERNWMSYSDPAALPAGESTPAMDALEAVDFVNQHGGWNGTYRLAATEEGRQERKVSFQQYYGSYPNGSYPIISKPQLQYGTIHVELQQGTVSHYERSLMYVDNTKAVKKIVELSGGEELQNQLDQLGKVSPVEDIIPAYVPVLKEDKLQLLPVWKVTLEDDSVYTLN